From the Thermovirga lienii DSM 17291 genome, one window contains:
- a CDS encoding cation antiporter (PFAM: Na+/H+ ion antiporter subunit~COGs: COG1863 Multisubunit Na+/H+ antiporter MnhE subunit~InterPro IPR002758~KEGG: kol:Kole_0564 cation antiporter~PFAM: cation antiporter~SPTR: Putative Na+/H+ ion antiporter subunit) has protein sequence MKLTKAPIALFCALFLFWILFTGKLDTAGLVLGIILSVFVTWFTWRVFIPPAHEMPGQVAPVLHFNLAWSLVFFPLFFWEIFKATVQVAMLTLKPDLNLMPGIVRVKTNLKHKTSLVMLANHVTLTPGTVTVDVDLVHHELYVHSLNLRTLDECAVCADVNKLEERLRRLVE, from the coding sequence TTGAAACTGACAAAGGCGCCAATTGCATTGTTCTGTGCCCTTTTTCTTTTTTGGATATTGTTTACGGGAAAGCTTGATACTGCAGGGTTAGTCCTTGGGATAATCTTGAGTGTGTTTGTAACTTGGTTTACATGGCGGGTCTTTATACCTCCTGCTCATGAAATGCCGGGACAGGTTGCACCGGTTTTGCATTTTAATTTGGCTTGGTCCTTGGTTTTTTTCCCCCTGTTTTTCTGGGAAATTTTCAAGGCTACGGTGCAAGTCGCTATGCTTACGTTGAAGCCTGACCTGAACCTCATGCCGGGCATTGTAAGGGTGAAGACGAACCTAAAGCACAAAACATCCTTGGTCATGTTGGCCAACCATGTAACTCTTACTCCAGGAACTGTCACGGTCGACGTAGATCTTGTGCACCACGAGCTGTACGTTCATTCCCTCAATCTTAGGACACTTGATGAGTGCGCTGTCTGTGCGGACGTGAACAAACTGGAAGAGCGCTTGAGGAGGCTGGTGGAATGA
- a CDS encoding AAA ATPase (PFAM: Domain of unknown function DUF87; Bacterial protein of unknown function (DUF853)~COGs: COG0433 ATPase~InterPro IPR003593~KEGG: acl:ACL_1054 hypothetical protein~SMART: AAA ATPase~SPTR: Putative uncharacterized protein) yields MKTDVTYLGVVRRVTGSKVYVEVSPDIPSASPIIHGRVHRLGQIGSFVRIPLGFLNLYGVVSMVGASEMNDLPEGEIPIPGGQRWVEVQLVGESYGRGEFQRGVSVFPTLDDEVHIVTEEDLAIIYAPRGSSMVEIGTHASSESLVAYVDIDKIVTRHVAIVGSTGSGKSNTVAALLKSLTSGKYPSARIVVIDPHGEYGAAFQDSARVFSIGDKKHPLFVPYWALSFDELAWFLVDRRSASESQQDMLLREKIFEDKKSYCDKLRAGKISNSLITVDSPIPFSIKDVWYYFDRKERVTYNHTNRRKEDEALIEEGDAATLKPAKFQPASLGSAAPFKPQPPPIMGAYVNKILGRLKDKRFEFLLSPGEYDGTNKDLHDLLIDWIDHEHAVTVLDLGGVPSEVTDLVVGVLTRILFEGMFWGRDIPGVGKQRPLLIVFEEAHSYLPKDGSSQFVAGYAARSVRRILKEGRKYGVGAIVVSQRPSELDETILSQCGTFFSLRLTNSSDQGRVKATVPDALAGLIDLLPALRTGEAMVLGEAMQIPSRIRLPLIEPRPKSDDPEVAECWKNKRIEKPAYELAVTGWRQQRMPTPPVDATEQKGEDNGEDSGPVE; encoded by the coding sequence ATGAAGACGGATGTCACTTATCTCGGTGTTGTCCGAAGAGTAACTGGCTCCAAGGTCTACGTTGAGGTCTCACCGGATATTCCTTCTGCAAGCCCGATTATCCATGGACGTGTTCACCGGCTGGGACAAATTGGGTCATTTGTACGAATTCCCCTCGGTTTTCTTAACTTATATGGTGTCGTTTCTATGGTCGGTGCCTCAGAGATGAACGACTTACCCGAGGGAGAAATACCCATACCGGGCGGGCAGCGTTGGGTCGAAGTGCAACTTGTGGGAGAGTCATACGGCCGTGGAGAATTCCAGCGAGGGGTCAGTGTCTTCCCCACGTTAGATGATGAAGTCCATATTGTTACTGAAGAAGACTTGGCTATTATCTATGCTCCCAGAGGGTCTTCCATGGTGGAGATTGGGACCCATGCCTCATCCGAAAGCTTGGTGGCCTATGTCGATATAGACAAGATCGTTACTCGGCATGTTGCTATCGTTGGGTCCACGGGTAGTGGAAAGTCGAACACAGTTGCCGCTTTGCTCAAGTCTCTAACCAGTGGCAAATACCCTAGCGCTCGTATAGTCGTTATTGATCCTCATGGTGAGTACGGCGCGGCCTTCCAAGATTCAGCGCGGGTATTCTCTATTGGCGATAAGAAACACCCCCTGTTTGTGCCTTATTGGGCACTTTCGTTTGATGAGTTAGCGTGGTTTCTTGTTGACCGCCGGAGCGCATCAGAATCACAACAGGATATGCTTCTTCGCGAGAAAATCTTTGAAGACAAAAAGTCTTACTGCGACAAGCTCCGCGCCGGAAAGATCAGCAATTCTCTGATTACTGTAGACTCTCCCATTCCCTTTTCGATTAAGGACGTATGGTATTACTTTGACCGAAAAGAGCGAGTAACGTACAACCATACTAATAGACGTAAAGAAGACGAAGCTTTAATTGAAGAGGGGGATGCGGCTACTCTTAAGCCTGCTAAATTTCAGCCCGCCAGTCTAGGAAGTGCCGCCCCATTCAAGCCCCAGCCCCCACCGATCATGGGCGCGTATGTAAACAAGATTCTGGGGCGCTTAAAGGACAAACGTTTCGAGTTCCTCCTTTCACCTGGCGAATACGATGGAACGAATAAGGACCTCCATGACCTGCTCATAGATTGGATTGACCATGAACACGCCGTGACCGTTCTCGATCTCGGTGGTGTCCCATCGGAAGTCACAGACCTTGTTGTCGGCGTTTTAACGAGAATACTGTTCGAAGGGATGTTCTGGGGAAGAGATATTCCAGGCGTCGGCAAACAACGACCCTTGTTGATTGTCTTTGAGGAAGCACATTCATATCTACCAAAGGATGGTTCGTCCCAGTTCGTTGCGGGTTACGCTGCACGCTCAGTCCGGCGTATTCTGAAGGAAGGGCGAAAATACGGAGTTGGTGCTATCGTTGTGAGCCAACGGCCTTCAGAGTTAGATGAGACTATTCTTTCCCAGTGTGGAACCTTCTTTTCACTCCGTCTTACGAACAGTAGCGACCAAGGGCGAGTAAAAGCAACAGTACCCGATGCTCTTGCAGGATTAATAGACCTGCTACCAGCTCTCCGCACGGGGGAAGCAATGGTGCTCGGAGAAGCAATGCAGATACCAAGCCGAATCCGACTTCCGCTAATTGAGCCAAGGCCTAAAAGTGATGATCCTGAAGTAGCGGAATGTTGGAAAAACAAGAGGATCGAAAAGCCTGCCTATGAGTTGGCTGTTACAGGTTGGCGTCAGCAGCGAATGCCAACCCCACCTGTTGATGCAACCGAGCAGAAAGGAGAAGACAATGGAGAGGATTCCGGTCCAGTCGAGTAA
- a CDS encoding hypothetical protein (KEGG: dau:Daud_0504 hypothetical protein~SPTR: Putative uncharacterized protein) has translation MERIPVQSSNLASVGYDSGTATLEVEFLSGAVYQYFGVPESVYEGLLNAPSKGRYLDQFVKKAGYSYARIA, from the coding sequence ATGGAGAGGATTCCGGTCCAGTCGAGTAACTTAGCGTCAGTAGGATATGACTCGGGAACAGCGACTCTGGAGGTGGAGTTCTTGAGTGGTGCTGTCTATCAGTATTTTGGTGTTCCCGAATCCGTATACGAGGGATTGCTGAACGCGCCTTCAAAAGGGAGATACCTCGACCAGTTCGTAAAGAAGGCTGGGTACTCATACGCTAGGATAGCGTGA
- a CDS encoding Integrase catalytic region (PFAM: Integrase core domain~InterPro IPR001584~KEGG: dau:Daud_0321 integrase catalytic subunit~PFAM: Integrase catalytic region~SPTR: Integrase, catalytic region), protein MSRGDVYLNEKESRRAYVVEQLLDGRVTVKEASCVLGLSERQIKRLKAGVKERGIAALAHGNRGRKPKHATSEEVKEAIVGFAVGKYAGASYQHMSELMREHDGIFVSAKTIGRILKEASIPNKHTHKAPRRRRSRKRMPMEGMLVQCDASPHDWLEGRCSKLCLHGAIDDATGKVLGLYFRPNEDLFGYMHVLKQMVEDYGIPRSIYSDGHSIFFSPKGEKLTIEEELKGERVKLTKFGEVLNQLDITHIKARSPQAKGRIERLWETLQSRLIVELRIANICTMEDANDFLCDFKKRFNSRFAVRAEDKEQAFRANPGLESLHKIICIRSHRKASNGSTISYGGSTYQLLDSKGHVVPLKPKSPVCVTRHLDGSLGALYSGDYFKLKAISSDSNKKAIQEEELGNKAKSREIYKPSMDHPWRRSINSTTKDHKNKKRYPLEGELGGIHAPY, encoded by the coding sequence ATGAGCAGGGGTGACGTATATTTGAATGAGAAGGAATCCAGGCGGGCATATGTTGTAGAGCAGTTATTGGATGGCAGGGTGACGGTGAAGGAAGCGTCGTGTGTATTAGGGTTGAGTGAGCGTCAAATAAAAAGGCTGAAGGCAGGGGTGAAGGAAAGAGGTATAGCAGCGTTGGCGCATGGTAACAGGGGTAGGAAGCCTAAACATGCTACGTCCGAAGAGGTAAAAGAGGCCATAGTAGGTTTTGCAGTAGGTAAATATGCTGGAGCCAGTTACCAACACATGTCAGAGCTGATGAGGGAGCACGATGGGATATTTGTGTCGGCCAAGACGATAGGTCGTATTCTCAAAGAGGCCTCAATACCCAACAAACACACTCATAAGGCTCCGAGGCGGAGGCGCTCCAGGAAGCGCATGCCTATGGAGGGCATGCTAGTACAGTGCGATGCCAGTCCCCATGACTGGCTTGAGGGAAGATGTTCCAAGTTGTGTCTTCATGGAGCCATAGATGATGCCACAGGGAAGGTTTTGGGCCTTTATTTCAGGCCCAATGAAGATTTATTTGGGTATATGCATGTTTTGAAGCAGATGGTGGAAGATTACGGGATTCCCAGGAGTATATACAGTGACGGTCATTCTATATTCTTTTCTCCTAAAGGAGAGAAGCTCACCATAGAGGAAGAGCTTAAAGGAGAAAGAGTTAAACTTACTAAGTTTGGAGAGGTGTTGAATCAGTTGGACATAACCCATATAAAGGCTCGTTCACCTCAAGCAAAGGGGCGTATAGAGCGTCTTTGGGAGACTCTGCAGAGTCGTTTGATCGTAGAGCTTAGGATAGCAAATATTTGCACCATGGAAGATGCCAATGATTTTCTGTGTGATTTCAAAAAGAGGTTTAACAGCCGTTTCGCTGTAAGGGCAGAAGATAAAGAACAGGCATTCAGGGCAAACCCTGGATTAGAGTCTTTGCATAAAATCATATGCATAAGGAGTCACAGAAAAGCTTCAAATGGATCCACAATATCTTATGGGGGTAGTACTTATCAGCTGTTAGATTCTAAAGGGCACGTGGTACCTCTGAAGCCCAAAAGCCCTGTTTGTGTTACAAGGCATCTCGATGGTTCCCTTGGAGCTTTATACAGTGGCGATTACTTTAAACTAAAGGCTATCTCAAGTGACAGTAACAAGAAAGCTATCCAAGAAGAAGAGTTAGGGAACAAGGCAAAATCAAGAGAAATATATAAACCATCCATGGATCACCCATGGCGTAGGAGTATAAACAGCACAACCAAAGATCATAAAAACAAGAAAAGGTATCCTCTGGAAGGTGAATTGGGGGGAATACATGCCCCATATTGA
- a CDS encoding hypothetical protein (KEGG: bsu:BSU20350 putative single-strand DNA-specific exonuclease; phage SPbeta~SPTR: YD repeat protein) → MKNQIPLSIRFFLLFCILSILVILNFAGRVYALGKPCDGCERTAVLKSAINVEGRSMESYLAEFGTSPCFHLLDTAAVSDFIDKEIQMGIPGKLPNFKIPEYYFTVEYEDDLEGQIKSRFSIKLFFYNDKLVHTWTTESENPKLTFRAHINMMFKNRNAVFRKTYPLDVYVLNPFEKRPYSCEIKPLKEDLLLGDETSVTITDIRDIEGNKSREFNRIVVQALNGEIIGGASLNVDPDLKAFLVSEGNIKFKYRAPTPSEPEGISEDKIIVYNACEILDPSVVPLEYTTVKDKIAEKEIKLKKGEPFIEFDISVKGKSEDKGINYEKTGSYNYNGTLRFKLKLTDSHKSDGELHQSYEGTDCEVINLSGTSVGKTISWDADHKRKRTENTNLSISFCEGLSPSTSLSVVFDKDGKVKKVDLGGFEFSICLNGTTVITDFDGKTYTQNIPYAPDTQMPLPEIFVLDLNADLGFYNVDGNDFGDLKSGIIQGNRIITEKSDVSETVKNVTYRAVLVGNR, encoded by the coding sequence ATGAAGAATCAAATTCCCCTTTCGATACGGTTCTTTTTATTGTTTTGTATCTTATCCATCCTTGTAATTTTGAACTTTGCAGGAAGAGTTTATGCGCTAGGAAAGCCTTGCGATGGATGCGAGAGGACCGCGGTTTTGAAATCGGCAATAAACGTCGAAGGAAGGTCTATGGAATCGTACTTGGCCGAGTTCGGGACTTCTCCGTGTTTTCACCTTCTTGATACGGCAGCAGTATCTGATTTTATCGATAAAGAAATACAAATGGGGATTCCTGGAAAGCTTCCCAATTTCAAAATACCCGAATACTATTTCACTGTAGAATACGAGGACGATTTGGAAGGGCAAATAAAGTCGCGTTTCAGCATCAAGCTGTTCTTCTACAATGATAAGCTGGTCCACACATGGACCACAGAATCAGAAAACCCTAAACTTACTTTTCGTGCTCACATTAATATGATGTTTAAAAATAGAAATGCAGTGTTCAGGAAGACCTACCCCCTTGATGTGTATGTACTAAATCCCTTCGAGAAAAGACCGTATAGCTGTGAAATAAAACCTCTGAAGGAGGACCTTTTGCTCGGAGACGAAACCTCGGTGACTATCACTGATATCAGGGACATTGAAGGAAACAAATCAAGAGAATTCAACCGGATTGTTGTTCAGGCACTGAATGGGGAAATAATCGGCGGAGCCAGCTTGAACGTTGATCCGGATCTCAAAGCTTTTTTGGTATCAGAGGGCAACATAAAATTTAAGTATCGTGCACCTACTCCATCTGAGCCAGAGGGTATATCTGAAGATAAAATAATTGTTTACAACGCCTGCGAGATTTTAGACCCCTCCGTTGTTCCCCTAGAATATACGACGGTGAAGGATAAAATAGCAGAAAAGGAAATAAAACTTAAAAAGGGAGAGCCCTTTATAGAGTTTGACATCTCTGTTAAAGGTAAGTCAGAAGATAAAGGAATTAACTACGAAAAAACTGGTTCCTACAACTACAACGGAACACTAAGGTTTAAGCTAAAACTTACAGACTCTCACAAATCCGATGGAGAACTGCACCAGTCCTACGAGGGGACCGACTGTGAAGTAATAAATCTTTCTGGAACGTCGGTAGGGAAGACCATCAGTTGGGATGCAGATCATAAGAGAAAGCGCACCGAAAATACGAACCTTTCCATTTCGTTCTGCGAAGGGCTATCCCCATCCACGTCTTTGAGTGTTGTGTTCGATAAAGATGGAAAGGTTAAGAAAGTTGACCTAGGAGGGTTTGAGTTTTCTATTTGCTTGAATGGGACCACGGTAATTACCGACTTCGATGGAAAAACTTATACGCAAAACATTCCATATGCGCCTGATACACAAATGCCGCTACCTGAAATTTTCGTACTGGACTTAAATGCTGATTTGGGATTCTACAACGTCGATGGAAACGACTTTGGAGACTTAAAATCAGGAATAATCCAAGGAAACAGAATCATCACTGAAAAATCTGATGTCAGCGAAACGGTGAAAAATGTGACCTACAGAGCAGTATTGGTTGGAAATAGGTGA
- a CDS encoding hypothetical protein (KEGG: aco:Amico_0931 hypothetical protein~SPTR: Putative uncharacterized protein), translating to MTEKALHDAARAAIELREQLASDKRRLAFFMGAGTSMAVGIPGIEALTTQVKESLDEDQRTHFEQICKELGKNPNVEDVLNRVRLYRELLGDDESKTHKSLTGKAAKELDAAICGAIHQNVSIDPPKGIMPHKIFAQWLYASYAGRGWPIEIFTTNYDLLLEKAMEEVGVPYFDGFVGSVTPFFAPESVEADDTKTYEGVCPPRAWTRLWKMHGSVNWYLREAGRSGKRHVTRLSDVVLPAGEELMIFPSREKYIESRKLPFLAYQDRLRRFLSSGEAVLFIIGYSFSDEHLNEILFQGLRGNSRLAVNVLMYGIEKEREGKKTLVLPEDVVEYAQTYRNMSVYGPDKAVIGGIVREWAPPPRVTEDNVYWFDDENRFTLGDFTVLALYLERFIGISSPSAFQVPAEAETEEIK from the coding sequence GTGACTGAAAAGGCATTACATGATGCTGCCAGAGCAGCTATTGAGCTGCGGGAGCAGTTGGCCTCAGACAAACGCAGACTCGCCTTTTTCATGGGCGCAGGCACCTCAATGGCAGTGGGAATCCCTGGTATAGAAGCACTTACGACACAAGTAAAGGAAAGCCTAGATGAAGATCAGAGGACCCATTTTGAGCAAATTTGCAAAGAGCTTGGCAAAAACCCCAACGTCGAGGACGTTCTAAATAGAGTAAGGCTTTATCGCGAACTACTCGGTGATGACGAAAGCAAAACACATAAGTCGTTAACAGGAAAGGCTGCAAAAGAATTGGATGCTGCAATATGTGGAGCCATCCATCAAAATGTGAGTATAGATCCACCGAAAGGCATCATGCCGCACAAGATATTTGCGCAATGGTTATATGCATCGTATGCGGGACGCGGATGGCCAATTGAGATCTTTACGACTAACTATGACTTACTTCTCGAGAAGGCAATGGAGGAAGTAGGTGTACCATATTTTGACGGATTTGTAGGGTCCGTTACCCCGTTTTTTGCTCCGGAATCTGTAGAGGCGGACGACACAAAAACATATGAAGGAGTTTGTCCGCCTCGGGCATGGACGCGATTATGGAAAATGCATGGCTCCGTCAACTGGTACCTACGAGAAGCCGGCCGGTCAGGGAAAAGGCATGTAACCCGTCTTTCAGACGTTGTACTTCCGGCCGGTGAAGAGCTGATGATATTTCCTTCGAGAGAGAAATACATTGAATCACGGAAGCTACCTTTCCTTGCGTATCAAGACAGGCTACGGCGATTTTTGTCAAGCGGTGAAGCGGTCCTCTTTATCATCGGATACAGTTTCTCAGATGAACACTTAAACGAGATCCTTTTTCAAGGACTGCGAGGAAACAGTCGCTTAGCTGTTAACGTGCTCATGTACGGGATTGAGAAAGAGCGTGAGGGGAAAAAGACGCTAGTTCTACCAGAAGACGTCGTGGAATATGCGCAAACTTATCGAAACATGAGCGTCTATGGCCCAGACAAAGCAGTGATCGGAGGTATAGTCAGAGAATGGGCCCCGCCTCCAAGAGTGACAGAAGACAATGTGTACTGGTTCGATGATGAAAATCGCTTTACGCTGGGGGACTTCACTGTGCTGGCTTTGTACCTTGAGCGTTTTATAGGTATTAGCTCACCAAGCGCTTTCCAGGTGCCGGCAGAAGCTGAGACCGAGGAGATAAAATGA
- a CDS encoding Exodeoxyribonuclease I subunit D (PFAM: Calcineurin-like phosphoesterase~TIGRFAM: exonuclease SbcD~COGs: COG0420 DNA repair exonuclease~InterPro IPR004843: IPR004593~KEGG: sfu:Sfum_2821 nuclease SbcCD, D subunit~PFAM: metallophosphoesterase~SPTR: Exodeoxyribonuclease I subunit D;~TIGRFAM: nuclease SbcCD, D subunit), with protein MRVLHTADWHLGRIFHGVHLTEDQAYVLDKLVEIVQDARPDVVIVAGDVYDRAVPPQDAVSLLDDVLSRLIAKVGVPVVLIAGNHDSPERLSFGARLLANSNLHVFGPLLPECCPVVIEDDFGPVNIYAIPFAEPPVVREKIAVDDIRDHDSALRQILQHITARQPVDRRSILVAHAAVVGGKTSDSERSLSIGGSETVEPAIFEGFDYVALGHLHQPQSSGEDHIQGNIGVGSLFLVFCEVGDPIRVLF; from the coding sequence ATGAGAGTTCTTCACACAGCAGACTGGCACTTAGGTCGGATCTTTCATGGTGTGCATCTCACCGAGGACCAGGCGTATGTGTTGGACAAATTAGTAGAGATCGTGCAGGACGCTCGCCCTGATGTTGTAATCGTCGCCGGCGACGTATACGACCGAGCCGTACCGCCACAAGATGCTGTGTCTCTTTTGGACGACGTTTTGTCACGGCTCATTGCCAAGGTCGGCGTGCCGGTAGTGCTGATCGCCGGGAACCATGATAGCCCTGAGCGGCTAAGCTTCGGCGCGCGGTTATTGGCGAACAGTAATCTGCATGTGTTTGGGCCCTTGCTGCCGGAGTGTTGCCCAGTTGTTATAGAAGATGACTTTGGTCCAGTAAATATCTACGCGATACCTTTTGCGGAGCCTCCCGTGGTGCGGGAGAAGATCGCTGTAGACGATATCCGAGATCATGACTCAGCCTTACGTCAGATTCTGCAGCACATCACGGCAAGACAACCCGTAGACAGGCGTTCGATCCTTGTGGCTCATGCCGCTGTTGTAGGAGGCAAAACAAGCGATTCGGAGCGCTCCCTTTCGATTGGGGGCTCAGAAACGGTGGAGCCAGCCATATTCGAAGGTTTCGACTATGTTGCCTTGGGCCACCTACACCAGCCGCAATCGTCGGGCGAAGATCACATCCAGGGAAATATTGGGGTCGGGTCTTTATTTTTGGTATTTTGTGAAGTTGGGGACCCCATAAGAGTTTTATTCTAG
- a CDS encoding zinc/iron permease (PFAM: ZIP Zinc transporter~COGs: COG0428 divalent heavy-metal cations transporter~InterPro IPR003689~KEGG: cbf:CLI_1259 ZIP family zinc transporter~PFAM: zinc/iron permease~SPTR: Zinc transporter, ZIP family): MEAVRLFSSISPVYQALVATLFTWFVTALGAAVVFLKKDINRKALDASLGFASGIMISASFFSLILPAIGFAEGSKIPSWVPVSIGFLLGGFCLRLLDRVIPHLHLFSPEEKAEGIKTNLPKTALLILAITIHNLPEGLAVGVAFGSLGTAEGSSLWGAVALAVGIAIQNFPEGIAVSLPLRREGMSPFKSFWYGQLSAIVEPIGGVIGVSMVLLSKALLPYALSFAAGAMIFVVIEELIPESQSGENGDIATTGAIIGFVVMMILDLALS; the protein is encoded by the coding sequence ATGGAAGCTGTTCGGCTTTTTTCATCTATCTCTCCTGTATATCAAGCCCTAGTGGCGACTCTGTTCACCTGGTTTGTAACAGCCTTGGGGGCGGCCGTGGTTTTTCTTAAGAAGGACATCAACAGAAAGGCCTTGGATGCTTCTTTGGGCTTTGCTTCTGGGATAATGATATCTGCTAGTTTTTTCTCTTTGATCTTGCCGGCGATAGGGTTCGCGGAAGGTTCAAAAATACCCAGCTGGGTGCCTGTTTCAATAGGTTTTTTGTTGGGCGGTTTTTGCCTAAGGTTGTTGGACAGGGTTATACCTCATCTTCATCTTTTCTCTCCAGAAGAAAAAGCGGAAGGTATAAAGACGAACCTGCCCAAGACGGCCCTTTTGATTTTGGCTATAACCATTCACAACCTTCCTGAAGGCCTTGCCGTAGGAGTGGCCTTCGGCAGCTTGGGCACAGCTGAAGGATCGTCCCTCTGGGGTGCTGTAGCTTTGGCAGTCGGCATAGCCATACAAAATTTTCCGGAAGGTATCGCGGTCTCCTTGCCACTGAGAAGGGAAGGGATGTCCCCCTTCAAGAGTTTTTGGTACGGACAGCTCTCAGCAATTGTGGAGCCCATAGGCGGAGTCATAGGAGTGTCCATGGTTTTATTGAGCAAGGCCCTGCTTCCCTATGCCCTCTCATTTGCTGCTGGAGCGATGATATTCGTGGTCATAGAGGAATTGATACCTGAATCCCAGAGTGGAGAAAATGGAGACATAGCAACAACCGGAGCCATAATTGGCTTCGTGGTTATGATGATCCTCGACCTTGCCCTCTCATAA
- a CDS encoding Rubrerythrin (PFAM: Rubrerythrin~InterPro IPR003251~KEGG: fno:Fnod_0888 rubrerythrin~PFAM: Rubrerythrin~SPTR: Putative uncharacterized protein), which yields MEQAVKVLDFAMKMELQARDFYLESLDEVKLETTKQLLAYLAEWEKGHYDFLKKQKESVEGNSRWDTSAEPSIDEKEGEKIVSSKKEGTPVEPPIDELTGDMAILRIALVMETDFHNFYKNAAKNMKDEEGRKVLEMLAEWESGHQQMINEQYSALHKDFMAEMGFEPF from the coding sequence GTGGAGCAGGCCGTTAAGGTACTGGATTTCGCCATGAAAATGGAGCTTCAGGCACGAGATTTTTATCTGGAGTCGCTGGATGAGGTGAAGCTGGAGACCACGAAACAGCTTTTGGCCTACCTAGCGGAATGGGAAAAGGGTCACTACGATTTCCTCAAGAAACAAAAGGAAAGCGTGGAGGGAAACAGTCGGTGGGATACCAGCGCGGAACCTTCGATAGATGAGAAAGAAGGTGAAAAGATCGTTTCCTCCAAGAAAGAGGGGACACCGGTGGAACCCCCTATTGACGAGCTTACAGGCGATATGGCTATCCTGCGCATAGCACTGGTCATGGAGACGGATTTTCACAACTTTTACAAGAATGCAGCAAAGAACATGAAAGACGAAGAGGGGCGTAAGGTGCTTGAAATGCTTGCGGAGTGGGAAAGCGGGCACCAGCAGATGATAAACGAACAATATAGTGCTTTGCACAAGGACTTCATGGCAGAGATGGGATTTGAGCCATTCTAA
- a CDS encoding Methyltransferase type 11 (PFAM: Methyltransferase domain~COGs: COG2226 Methylase involved in ubiquinone/menaquinone biosynthesis~InterPro IPR013216~KEGG: bfs:BF1671 hypothetical protein~PFAM: Methyltransferase type 11~SPTR: Methyltransferase domain family): MGKDNESIHEFDVNLICEYFLGLKRQGPGSPEVTVKALSFIEGLSKDSNIVDIGCGTGGQTMVIAQNAPGRIIGVDLFSTFVEKLNENAKALGLQDRVEGIIGSMDNLPFNDEEFDVIWCEGAIYNIGFERGLMEWRRFLKKGGYIAVTEASWFTEERPEEIEKFWQDAYPGIDTIANKVAQMQKTGYVPVAVFTLPESCWIDNFYVPQIKLQEEFLKRNEGNDAAARFVEYQRYEAELYHKYKEYYGYAFYIGRKI; this comes from the coding sequence TTGGGAAAAGACAATGAATCGATACATGAGTTCGACGTTAATCTGATCTGTGAATATTTTTTGGGCCTCAAGAGGCAGGGGCCAGGGAGCCCAGAGGTAACCGTGAAGGCGTTGAGCTTTATAGAGGGTCTTTCAAAGGACTCCAACATTGTTGATATAGGCTGTGGAACAGGTGGGCAGACCATGGTTATAGCCCAAAATGCCCCTGGAAGGATAATTGGCGTAGATCTCTTTTCGACTTTCGTTGAAAAACTCAACGAGAATGCAAAAGCTTTAGGTTTGCAGGATAGAGTAGAGGGTATCATAGGCTCCATGGATAATCTGCCTTTTAATGATGAAGAGTTCGATGTTATCTGGTGTGAAGGGGCAATATACAACATAGGTTTCGAGCGGGGCCTGATGGAATGGCGCAGGTTCTTGAAGAAAGGAGGATACATAGCTGTTACGGAGGCTTCTTGGTTCACCGAAGAGAGGCCAGAGGAGATAGAGAAGTTCTGGCAGGATGCATACCCGGGAATAGATACCATTGCCAATAAAGTGGCCCAGATGCAGAAGACGGGGTATGTCCCCGTTGCCGTGTTTACTCTGCCTGAAAGTTGTTGGATAGACAACTTCTATGTTCCCCAAATTAAACTTCAGGAAGAGTTTTTAAAGAGAAACGAGGGGAACGATGCTGCAGCGAGATTCGTGGAATATCAACGGTACGAGGCTGAACTTTACCATAAATATAAAGAATACTATGGGTATGCTTTCTACATAGGAAGAAAAATATGA